The Drosophila gunungcola strain Sukarami chromosome 3L unlocalized genomic scaffold, Dgunungcola_SK_2 000003F, whole genome shotgun sequence region CAGTTCCATTGTTCAGGAGTATTTATCTTTCaagacaaattaaaataccgTCCATAAAATTATTTCCCATTCAATATCGGCTTTCAGCGTACAGGAAATGTATCACattaacacaaattaaaatatggaTAATGTCTctttttatgttattattatttgccaCGGGTAAACGAATATTTGAACGTGCAGCGCAATATgccaatttattttgcttttcttGTTAATAAACATTGCGagctaataataaaaataaaaattagtggtattttcaaaaattaaaaataaaatttcaacaaTTACTACAAAGTTgctatttaaatgttaaaatgttatgttaacaaacaagaaaaacaacatttaacattGCATTagcattttttgtaaaaaggGTAAATTTGATTcgtaacaaaatattaaagaaattcaacatttaacagtaataaatataaaatatatgattGCTTGTTAGTTTACCAGTTGAAAAGCAATTCTTCAATAGTAAAGATATTGTTAAGCCATATATGtgtatgtaattttttctatgcATTATAAGGAAGTTaacttgtttaaattaatttaagataaaTGCTGTATTTTCTTTGCTGATTTAATGTTTAACAAGTGTCTAATCTTCtttgaaatatgttttttaagcctttaataatattaaaaaaaaaaaaaaaactaatcaaAATTTGTAGTTAAAGTGAATTTACTCTGGGTTTTCACCTGCTGGCGCCTCGAAATGAAACAATTTGTTGTGCAACTACTTTAGACTTTCTGCGGACGTAAGGGCGAACTTGATAATCCATCCTGGCCATCCGCCGCATCCTCAGAGATGGCCGTTTCAATTTCGCCTATAATTTAGTTGACCATCACGTACCAGAGTCACGCATGCCGGTGGGGCGATGGTTGTGGATGGAGGTGGATTCCGAGTTGTGGGACTGTGCAACCAGATCCGGGGTCGTTGGGTGGCCACTCATGCATTACTTATGAAATGACTCGGGTCCGATACAAGGTATCTTAGTTGCCATTGGCGGCATGTTCTCAGATACTAAATTGGAAACATCCcaatcaaattcaaatcagaaaGGCATTCATTAGCATGCGGATTGACTTCCCAGATAGATATGCCTATATATTATGCACATAATTGCACTGGAATCCATCTACCGCCGCTTAATGGGAAAACTAAGTTGCTTTGGCGACTGAAAATCACCGAAGGAGCGCTtcttaaatttactttaaagaCTAAGATATGCACCTTTATGGAACTTTTGGAACTATGTGACTTACCTAAACTTTGAAGAAGGAGAAAATGTTTGTTGGCAAGTTTGTTTGACTTTTGCAATTGTTTTCTTACCTAGCTGTTAAATATATAGACAACTCTGAGACTTAGAGTCTGAGTAAAAGAAGCACAacatattaataaacaataccGAAAGGAgcatttcagaaaatttttgCTTGtcacttaaaataaactaggGCTGTTTGGTTGTATTAATTATTTGGAGAATactatttcattttgattttttattgtaaatattaatgcaATATCAATTGAAGTTTGTTTGTTGTCATACAACACACATTGGGATCATGAATTCttaactgttttaaaaaaaaagtacttaaTTTTCATTGAGGCTTGCTTTAAATTCTGTTCattttttagcaaattaaatgaaatgaattgaTTTCCGCTGAATATACTACCCAACGGAAATTCGGAATACCCCTTAAATACTTCTGCACATCCATATGGATGTTTCACTATAGTGAGACAAACGTCCATGACTCCTTCGACTTGGCCCAGCCATGGGCAATGACTTTTTTATACGACTGCGATGCGGTTTTCGCCATTAAATGGTTTGGGCCATAAAAAAAGCCGGAACCCTCGTAGCGTTCCTTCCCTTCCCGTCCGCCGGCTAACATCTGCAATCGTTTTATTTAACTGCTGACTTGTTTGCGCAAATTaacacatttatttacaccacaatttgttgcttaaatatttatcgaATCTGGAGACGAAATGGCGCCACCGAAAAACGAATTGGGCAAGGTCagtaacattaaaaatttttcgtttatttcaTATACAATAAGTACATCCAgataaacatatacatatcCAAGTCCATACAATACACATATACATAGAGGCATATATATCCGCGAATACACATGCAGAGACGATTCTTTCTAATCAtatcacacacacaaacgaTATGGCACGCATACTGGTTCGTATGCAGCATAATTGAGAGTAAATTAGCGCTATACTTGTATATAGGAATTGCTCAGCCCGTTCAGCAAGTCATCCTCCTTCTCGTCCTTTTTTGCTCTCACATTCCTATTTCCATTTCTATCTATATGACCATCGGTACActcagaaaagaaaaaatcgtACCTAAATAGaagttcattaaaatttatttatataactatatgcattgtattgtatttttaacaatgtatacaataaagtaaaaaataaaacgcaaaatattacaaaaaaacaataaattaaattaagttctATTAGCTATTCAATATAAAGAATAAATgtgtaataaaacaaaactttaaaaaagctaCAAAGTAATAGTAGTTTACTTTTTCCAAATTGTGTACCTATgcaaccaaaataaaaaatcctaaataaatacattgtTTTAGGCATTTCTTAAGAATTTCTTCATAAATTAACtagtttcttaaaataaatttataaattttgaaaatttctttgATAACTTCATAAATTTTAAGGATTAGAAATAACTCTGTTTTAAACTAATCCAAAAATgttacttttaattatttatatatttctttaatataatattttaaaaattactattCTCTGATTTCAACTAACTATCATTTTTTCTAAAACATTATTACCTTGTTAAAATATACgtcaattttgaaaaaataaaatgtgtcctaatttttgtatttaaggaCGATTTATATTTCTGAGTGACTGAGTGCGCATCCTGGGGCTCAACCCCACTTTGATATGGTTCCGCTTAAGCGAGAACGCTTAAATTCGCTGGATGTGGCAATTGTTGCATCGCCCGGCCACCCACCCTGTGTGGAGGCCATAAAAAGCGCCGAGCACGCCGAGCAGCCAGCTCCAGGATGTGGGCGCTCGGGCGGTGGGGGCGTGTCCCAGCAGCGCCAGCTGCTCCTTCTCCAAGCAGACCCGGAACTCATCGTAGTCCAGGCGCGTGATGGCGCAGTAATGATTGAGCATGCAGCGGCCCGAGCAGTCCGACCCGGTCTGATATCGCACTGTGTTGGCTCGGTGGTATCTAGGGGGGAAAAACAGTGGGAAAACGGTGAAAAAATAGCATTGAGTCGGGAGTATGGGTGCCATTTGAAGTCCCTATCCCTATCCCTGTTTGCATTGCGGCCTGTATCGGCCGGCCAGTCGGGCAACTGGGCTTTCATAAATGCTCTTAGCCGACCCGCTATGTCCCGTTTTGATTTACATATTGCAGCACCTCTTGGGCGGGTGAAAGTGCTCAACTGTGGCCTGATTGAATGTGTCTACCTGTGGCCCCTTAAATTCAGCTCTCAAGCTCAACACTTTCttgaattgtttaaaaatgcaatagtCGAGAGTGTTTATAATGCAGGCAAAATGtgtagattttttaaaaaggttcttatcgaaatgaaataaagaaaaaaactatttcaataaatttctatcgtcttaaattgtatatttatttagtaaatAATTGAGATTTTTGTTTCAGCCAaagtgcaatttatttaaagcctACAACAAATAGAAAAGGCTTTTCTAAAAGGAATGGTTTTCAGTGAGAACTGGGCTCAAAAGGGGTAACAGAttacgaaaaaataaaaaaaaagattaccattttttttaatgtgtactaaaacgaaaaaatgCTTTACGGTAATAAAAATGAtgattaaatgattttaaaggTACTTTTACGGGGATAATTGGATAAATTTGGCAGAAAAATGTTAAGCAGTGAAGTGTCGTTCGGGGATTGAAAAATGGCAATGATTTTTAAGagtgaaaaaaattgtttaacataagtaaaataacaatattatttttaagaaaacattctcaattaGTGTTTATCTTTTTACTGAAATAATTAGTTATTAGAAAAATCGACACTATTTCgacacccagaaaaaaaaaccactaaAAACGGTAAAAAATAAAGCCCAAATGGGGTTTAAAACTCGTATCTTgcttacaaaacaataaagtctAAACATTTTAGAACGATTTTATGAACGGCGTTCGATTACTGTGAACAATCGGGGGAAAAGAGCGTCAGCAGGCGAGCAATTTTTATATACGGAAAGGTATGCTGTTTACGAACGGCGTTCAATTTTTGTGAACGAACGTGTGCAATtgtaaatcaagaaaaatgttCTTGATTAGTTtcgttctttattttttctggaTGCAAGCGTAAGTGAAGCTTCCGCAAGCAAATTTATCTGTGCGCTTTAAGGATTACCGGTCGTATCAATCAAGACGGGCATAAATCGACCCAATCCAATTACCTGAAGAACCAGGATGGGTCTGTGCCCGTAAACCGCTCGGCGAAATGGTGCAGCGCTCCGGCGGAGATCTCCGTCAGGCCGTAGTATTGCGTCAGGTTGTACTCCAGCACCCAAGTGGGCTCGTCGGCCCGGTTGGCCTGCGACAGGTCTAGCCAAAACTGGGTGTAGTCCAGCACCTGGCCGCTCCCAGTGTCGAACTTGTACAGCCTCAGGGCGGGATTGTTCGATGAGCCGATGCCGGCCTTGCGGGGCACAATCGATGGGGCAATCATCAGCCACGAAATGGGAATGCCTGCAAGGGAAaagaaattttagaaaatggTACATTAAGTTAACTAAAATAGATATATTATGTActtattttatacaatttcaCATAATTTACtcaattatttgttattgtgtgaaaaatttagtttaaaattaaaaaaaaaaaaattaaatatacaattttccTATAGGATAAACAagttaaatatgttaataattacattatcatgtttttagttttttttaagtaagtttatattttgaaaaacgatgTAACATTCAAACAtcttaatatttagttttaatatgcGGTTTTTTCTgtgatttcaaaataatattttcagcttaaaaatattttaatgtgaaCCATTAAAATCTTGGTAAATCCAAATTCGGTACTGGTTAAGCCACGAAGGGTgttgtgtttaaatcaaagtgtgaaaaatttagtttaaaattaaaaaaaaaaaaattaaatatacaattttccTATAGGATAAACAagttaaatatgttaataattacattatcatgtttttagttttttttaagtaagtttatattttgaaaaacgatgTAACATTCAAACAtcttaatatttagttttaatatgcggtttttttctgtgatttcaaaataatattttcagcTTAAAAATGCCAAGTTCAAACAAATAGAACTGTTAAATTGCACTTTAACTACAGTTTTTTTCagaatttgattaatttttataaattatggatgtatatatatttgattgatatataattatattttcaattactttATAGAATCAATGTGGCATTTGACAGAAGAAAATTTGAAACTAGTGTTATACCTTTGGCATCGTAGATCAGGCGGAAGGTGTCCGAGTGCAGGTGACCGAAGAACTGGCCCTGGATGACCGGGGCAAATTTACGGACCATCTCCAGGTAGCGTTGGTTATTCCGCTCCGTGAAGGTCACCTGACTGTGCCGGGGCCCCAGATGACGTTCGTCCACGCCCGGCGGCATGTGACCCACTATGTAGACCTGGGGACAAGTGTCAACAGATTCAGTTCATTTAATCCAACAGACGGATATAATGAAATCAGCTCCCTCagttgcaaattaaatattgtaattaatCAAAAGGGCAGCACACTGTGCGATTGGAGTCTCTGGCATGTGATGGCCGAGGGCCcatatacaatatttaatatatacttatgtaaaatcattttaaatctCTCATTGATtactgaaaattttaaactttgagTTTACGACCCGCCAACATTAAACTATTGTGTTTTATTATTCAATGGAATAAATTCTTTTGTTGCCAAATTAAGTAACAAACATTGTCGCATTATAGAgatcattttataaatatattacattGATATTTACCAAAGCCTAAaggaagaaaattaataatgtatgctattttttaatatggtactttatactttttaatatttgtattgttttacaattaacaattttcacgTATATGGATTTATTAAGTTGGTTTTAATGTtcttgctttaattttattaataagaaatattattgatatcatttttttaacattaattttagtATGATATTTAATCTACGAAGTCAATTTGTTTGGCTGCGATTcgcaaagtaaataaaatactaattaaaattacttttttccTACCGTTTCCTGTTTTTCCTTGGACTTGGTGAGGACCTCCTCTAGCCAGAGCCATTGTTGCTCTGCCAGCAGTTCATCTTCGGCCGAAATAGAGCTAACGGATGCCTTGGGTTCCGTATAGTATTCAGATGACCATCGCAAGCTATGCGATGTCCTAGAATCCGGATCGGATTCGAGTCGCATAAAATTCGTATTTAGAGCCACGATTCGCAGCCGGCTCTTGGTCTGTTCGATGGAGTAGTAGCCGCCTTGGTCGAAGGTCACCAGCGCCTCGGAGGGCAGCCAGTGGCGCCACAGTTCGCCCAATCTTCGGTAGCTGCCGCTACCGTCCTCGTGACCCAAAACCGGGAAGATGAACTGCGAGGAGAAGCTCCTGCGCAGCAGATCCGTGATATTTTGCAGGATCTCGTGCTGCTTTTGCTCGGACAGCGGCTGAGCAGAGTGCGAGAGGGCGTCTCCGGTCCACAGGACGAACTCCACGTTGTCGCCCTGCTTGGCCTTCATGGTCTTCACTGCCGATTCGATCAGGCTCCACGGACTGTCGCAGTTGTAGTGGCCAAAGGTGCCAGGTGCCTCTGTAGCCGCATTGTTGCCACCGGTACCGGAAACCGATCGAGCCAACTGCCAGCAGCTCCGGTAGATGTCACCCCGGGTGGAGTACATGGTGTCAAGGTGCAGGTCACTGATGTGCCAGAAGTATCCTGACAGGAGAAATAGATAAGATCATGGGGAATAaggcaattatttaaatatatatttataaatactatttaaaaGAGCACATtagtttc contains the following coding sequences:
- the LOC128258799 gene encoding acid sphingomyelinase-like phosphodiesterase 3b; translation: MPLLAPFSWLWLCHWLLAYSSLAQARVGYFWHISDLHLDTMYSTRGDIYRSCWQLARSVSGTGGNNAATEAPGTFGHYNCDSPWSLIESAVKTMKAKQGDNVEFVLWTGDALSHSAQPLSEQKQHEILQNITDLLRRSFSSQFIFPVLGHEDGSGSYRRLGELWRHWLPSEALVTFDQGGYYSIEQTKSRLRIVALNTNFMRLESDPDSRTSHSLRWSSEYYTEPKASVSSISAEDELLAEQQWLWLEEVLTKSKEKQETVYIVGHMPPGVDERHLGPRHSQVTFTERNNQRYLEMVRKFAPVIQGQFFGHLHSDTFRLIYDAKGIPISWLMIAPSIVPRKAGIGSSNNPALRLYKFDTGSGQVLDYTQFWLDLSQANRADEPTWVLEYNLTQYYGLTEISAGALHHFAERFTGTDPSWFFRYHRANTVRYQTGSDCSGRCMLNHYCAITRLDYDEFRVCLEKEQLALLGHAPTARAPTSWSWLLGVLGAFYGLHTGWVAGRCNNCHIQRI